One genomic region from Penaeus monodon isolate SGIC_2016 chromosome 24, NSTDA_Pmon_1, whole genome shotgun sequence encodes:
- the LOC119588539 gene encoding galactosylceramide sulfotransferase-like, whose amino-acid sequence MKTFFILLKLLLIGTAISIFIYSAVSSTQSVLLPMNVSLEVKEIPVTRDAQCSPHNHIMFIKMHKCGSSTLQNIFLRYGYKNNLTFALPTKGNILGYPNGFKPSMIPERLLPPGGKIDIFALHTRVNVKEQTKVLHKDTRWITVLREPASQFESFYNYFNLKKYFKKNLGDFKNIPVANISLPRYRGLFGKNQMTFVMGYPDGISGEPLHRALGELERLFDQVLIYEHWDESLVLLRHLLCWSLHDVVAFKKNARGKRRKAAVDAALRRTLRELNYADVELYDHFLAKHRRQVLAFGVERMSEEVLSLKTLREDYSRRCAAKDTAKRQAPEGDKNVTQAKGDADAMPESCYTLSLTEIPLIKAVRQKQIRMLRNTKEH is encoded by the exons ATGaagacatttttcattttattaaag TTATTGCTGATAGGGACTGcaatatctattttcatctattcaGCGGTGTCTTCCACTCAGTCTGTTTTGTTGCCAATGAATGTTAG TCTGGAGGTGAAGGAGATTCCAGTGACCAGAGACGCACAATGCTCTCCTCATAATCACATTATGTTCATCAAGATGCACAAATGTGGTTCTTCCACTTTGcag AACATTTTCCTTCGTTATGGATACAAGAATAATCTCACGTTTGCTTTGCCAACAAAAGGGAATATATTAGGATATCCCAATGGATTTAAG CCCAGCATGATTCCCGAGCGCCTTCTACCTCCTGGGGGCAAGATAGACATCTTTGCCCTCCACACTCGCGTCAACGTCAAGGAACAGACGAAGGTCCTGCACAAAGACACCCGCTGGATCACCGTCCTTCGGGAGCCAGCCAGCCAGTTCGAGTCCTTCTATAACTATTTCAACCTGAAGAAGTATTTTAAGAAGAATCTGGGAGACTTCAAGAACATCCCAGTTGCT AACATCTCCCTTCCCAGGTACAGAGGCTTGTTCGGCAAGAACCAAATGACCTTCGTGATGGGTTATCCCGACGGCATCTCCGGCGAGCCCTTGCACCGGGCCCTTGGGGAGCTCGAGCGCCTCTTCGACCAAGTGCTGATCTACGAGCACTGGGACGAGTCTCTGGTCCTGCTGCGCCACCTACTGTGCTGGAGCCTCCATGACGTGGTGGCCTTCAAGAAGAACGCCcgcggaaagaggagaaaggccgCCGTGGATGCCGCGCTGCGAAGGACCCTCCGGGAGCTGAACTACGCGGACGTCGAGCTCTACGATCACTTCCTGGCCAAGCATCGCCGACAAGTGCTTGCGTTCGGCGTCGAGAGGATGTCCGAGGAAGTGCTCTCGCTCAAGACACTCCGGGAGGACTACAGCCGTCGGTGTGCAGCGAAGGACACGGCGAAGCGACAAGCTCCAGAGGGGGACAAGAATGTAACTCAGGCGAAGGGGGATGCGGACGCCATGCCAGAATcttgttatactctctctctcactgagatACCTTTGATAAAAGCTGTGAGGCAGAAACAGATACGCATGCTCAGGAACACAAAGGAACATTGA